One genomic segment of Hippoglossus hippoglossus isolate fHipHip1 chromosome 22, fHipHip1.pri, whole genome shotgun sequence includes these proteins:
- the znf106a gene encoding zinc finger protein 106 isoform X2 codes for MLVNASRVEQDVVVSSSGAGENAVVSHIWMFLSNGLRSTLIQSSFKMARDRKCILCETIHVSKQEMDEHMRSMLHHRELEKLKGRDCGHECRVCKVTVVSLTDYASHISSPTHKQNVEAAEQKHAGNDREDYFDQKLVDLIEKRKELIRKEKEAAAVKLAKEEDDCRRKEEFQQRLKEAKERYQREYTWQQPSQGFGGSGQHKSWYGSNRYSARSGEPRPWHCSQQGKSATWHAQEPPNFQKWGSEECVGGSLHSQGGWSRRQWDQGGLSGNQQNRLPWLSSGGSSNGVYGQNNISQYQQRGRPLGSSGPINTHPPPPSFSSRGSSQFQNTASNERSQPSNGVQVSKGQTAESEHNGSKTSKTCGSNPKLDKACRWSPYPVTKGSESGPHKDTNPNSSEKHPKVPKPQKQDTAPETSAVNKLSRPEREPGPLPSSGRTVEAKERPKTDFKTKPRESSSSSSSRSSSAQREGHQNSASAPSSQKVTKSSLQKDKKTSSLPVLATQLSKVSGQGNAQSKPTSKQSGLGCKAPLIVPLKSRQERQLPEVPRKERQTVLEKRGSLDSSGSDRMEISQHIVEEQQRDCAQSQIGVNKENSCRQDAAKPNSSVRPEKPALKSSDSRQFLQSLQVSTSTMENSESAASSRDEENSGKVEERTCSLAPDEALQAVEAAQSSESDTSRSGDAQTVSGSNTSQSKLELPPVLKRDLTKHISSKSKAGGHEPNLNIARRVRNLSESRRSDSEKDSGLKPTVRQLISSSGSRRNVNWEQVYQEVRKKQDKGKGMPRFGIEMVPNEQEDQSQEEDDIPRLEGLSWESLMEVSAPGATRKRSLSESSLAPESTASLFKSLMSKEMSQRENLSSEQQGSSISTLFAQGSKDVPCQQEVDHTLDQFGAKTQKQPEKLTSATVKALQRSDSLLGDSSSGTEQFDAQGTGKRRRAAGDAHSAETSCLEHNSKRRKVKTKKDRLQIDQLLAVSLREEELSRSLQTVDSSLIQARAALEAAYIEVQRLMVVKQQVAVEMSTLRNKRIELLKGMQDTAAAAALSPSPPAQRASAPSSSLPFMSAVIKEEPQSPVHVSSEPDPLDNVALCAHSTTPELPVAPAAASSPNPALSFQPSPERNPELYQTKTEHTWENLGDNESSSGPYERVDKAVQATRNYLKIEIDTESSIKLLSLSRKGSDVGGVVDCAATKTFEIPSVPSVLNLPASPSELSSGKRVRKLKKRKVLKKAQGTEQLESSDTEVDGEFSRPRWLRPRRRPSGGSQVSTSTLPTDDREGDVNMEEVHRQKVERKHMVELPHMASTELRVNLDSEESMEVTAVCQQPHTDVPHPTKVPHSSRPVPQNLACNEVTSTSDMDICKSSESDLPCPVALPRMMKNSSDVSSDHGEDEMPTEGGFEGHQEAVNAMQIHNGLLYTCSGDRTVRAFDLVTHKCVGVYGGHSSKVSCLWVSAAPCLHHRLYTGSSDQTIRCYSLKTQELEHQFSLSDRVLCLHSRWKTLYAGLANGTVVTFNLKTNKQMEVFECHGPRAVSCLATSQEGARRILLVGSYDSTISVRDAKNGLLLRTLEGHIKTILCMKVVNDLVFSGSSDQCVYTHNIHTGKLVRVYKGHSHAVTVVSILGKVMVTACLDKLVRVYDLQSHDQLQVYGGHKDMVMCMTIHKNLIYTGCYDGSVQATKLNLMQNYRCSWHGCSLVFGVTEHLQQHLINDHTSANFQTLKCRWKNCEEFFSSRNSSKQGMLMHMCKHAEEELDLEP; via the exons GGACTGCGGACATGAGTGCCGAGTGTGCAAGGTGACGGTGGTGAGCCTGACTGATTATGCCAGCCACATTTCCAGTCCCACGCACAAGCAGAATGTGGAGGCTGCGGAACAAAAGCATGCTGGGAACGACCGCGAGGACTACTTCGACCAGAAACTGGTGGACCTgattgaaaagagaaaagagctCATCAG gaaagaaaaggaggctgctgctgtgaagctggcaaaagaagaagatgattgcaggagaaaggaggagtTTCAGCAGCGGTTAAAAGAAGCTAAGGAGCGTTACCAGCGGGAATACACCTGGCAGCAGCCGTCACAGGGGTTCGGTGGATCTGGTCAGCACAAATCTTGGTACGGCAGCAACCGATACAGTGCCAGATCAGGGGAGCCACGGCCCTGGCACTGCAGTCAACAGGGAAAGAGCGCCACCTGGCATGCTCAGGAGCCTCCCAACTTCCAGAAATGGGGATCTGAAGAGTGTGTTGGTGGAAGCTTGCATAGCCAGGGAGGGTGGAGCAGGAGGCAGTGGGATCAGGGTGGGTTGTCTGGCAATCAACAGAATCGACTCCCTTGGCTCAGCAGCGGAGGCAGTAGTAATGGGGTCTACGGCCAAAACAATATATCTCAGTACCAACAAAGAGGCCGTCCCTTGGGCAGCTCGGGGCCAATTAATACGCATCCACCTCCCCCCAGTTTCTCTTCCCGGGGTTCTAGCCAGTTTCAAAATACTGCCAGTAACGAGAGAAGTCAGCCGAGTAACGGGGTTCAAGTTAGCAAGGGACAAACAGCCGAATCTGAGCACAACGGTAGTAAAACCTCTAAGACCTGTGGTAGCAATCCAAAGCTGGACAAAGCCTGTCGCTGGTCCCCCTATCCCGTCACAAAGGGCTCCGAGTCCGGGCCCCATAAAGACACCAACCCAAATTCATCAGAGAAGCACCCCAAAGTCCCTAAACCCCAGAAGCAAGATACAGCACCAGAGACCAGTGCCGTTAACAAGCTGTCCCGACCTGAGAGGGAACCAGGGCCGTTGCCTTCTAGTGGACGAACGGTGGAAGCAAAAGAGAGgccaaaaacagattttaaaaccaAACCGAGGGAAAGCagtagtagcagcagcagtagaaGCAGCAGTGCTCAGAGGGAAGGACACCAGAACTCTGCATCTGCTCCTTCCAGTCAGAAGGTCACTAAATCCTCACTGCAGAAAGATAAGAAGACgtcctcacttcctgttctcGCCACGCAACTGAGTAAGGTCTCCGGTCAAGGGAACGCACAATCAAAGCCCACTTCAAAACAGAGTGGACTCGGCTGTAAAGCTCCACTTATTGTGCCCCTGAAATCAAGGCAGGAACGGCAGCTCCCAGAAGTCCccaggaaagaaagacagaccGTGTTAGAAAAGAGAGGTTCTTTGGATAGCTCAGGTAGCGACAGGATGGAAATCTCACAGCACAttgtggaggagcagcagagggattGTGCTCAGAGTCAGATCGGagtaaacaaagaaaacagctgcaggCAGGATGCCGCCAAACCAAATTCATCAGTCAGGCCAGAAAAGCCTGCGTTGAAATCTTCAGACAGCCGCCAGTTCCTCCAGTCGTTACAAGTTAGTACCTCCACCATGGAGAACTCGGAGTCTGCCGCCTCAAGCAGGGACGAGGAGAACAGCGGGAAAGTGGAGGAGCGAACCTGCTCCTTGGCCCCAGATGAGGCTCTGCAGGCTGTTGAGGCAGCGCAGAGCTCAGAGAGTGACACCTCCAGGAGTGGCGACGCACAGACCGTGTCAGGATCGAACACAAGTCAGTCTAAGCTTGAGCTTCCTCCCGTCTTAAAACGAGACCTGACCAAACACATCAGCTCCAAGAGCAAAGCAGGAGGCCACGAGCCCAACCTGAACATCGCCAGACGGGTGAGGAACCTGAGTGAGTCGCGGAGGAGTGACTCCGAGAAGGACTCGGGGCTCAAACCCACTGTGCGCCAACTCATCAGCTCCTCCGGCTCCCGGCGCAACGTGAACTGGGAGCAGGTGTATCAGGAGGTCAGGAAGAAGCAAGACAAGGGGAAAGGGATGCCAAG GTTTGGGATAGAGATGGTGCCGAATGAACAGGAGGACCAGAGCCAGGAGGAAGATGACATTCCCCGGTTAGAGGGTCTCAGCTGGGAGTCGTTGATGGAAGTCTCTGCTCCAGGTGCCACGCGAAAACGCTCCTTATCAGAGAGCAGCCTGGCCCCCGAATCCACTGCCTCACTGTTTAAGTCCCTCATGTCGAAGGAAATGTCACAAAGAGAAAACCTCAGCTCAGAACAACAGGGATCTTCTATCTCTACCTTGTTCGCTCAAGGGAGCAAAGACGTTCCCTGTCAACAAGAGGTGGATCACACACTCGATCAGTTTGGGGCCAAAACACAGAAGCAGCCAGAGAAGCTGACCTCAGCGACAGTGAAGGCCCTCCAGCGGTCGGATTCGCTGCTCGGGGACAGCAGCTCAGGGACGGAGCAGTTTGACGCTCAGGGAACAGGGAAGAGGCGAAGAGCTGCTGGG GACGCTCACAGTGCAGAGACGTCGTGTTTGgaacacaacagcaaaagaCGGAAGGTCAAAACCAAAAAAG ATCGTTTGCAGATCGACCAGCTGCTGGCGGTGTCTCTAcgggaggaggagctgagtcGCTCCCTGCAGACTGTGGACTCCAGCCTGATCCAGGCCCGCGCTGCGCTGGAGGCCGCCTACATCGAGGTGCAGCGCCTCATGGTGGTCAAACAGCAG GTGGCTGTAGAGATGAGCACACTGAGAAACAAGCGCATTGAGTTACTAAAAGGGATGCAAG acactgctgctgctgctgcgctcaGTCCGAGTCCTCCTGCTCAACGTGCCTCCGCCCCGTCCTCCAGTCTTCCCTTCATGTCTGCAGTTATCAAAGAGGAGCCCCAGTCCCCGGTCCACGTCAGCTCGGAGCCGGACCCTCTGGATAATGTGGCCCTCTGTGCTCACAGCACAACACCGGAGCTGCCGGTCGCTCCTGCTGCAGCGTCTTCGCCAA ATCCTGCCCTCAGCTTTCAGCCGTCTCCTGAGAGAAATCCTGAGCTCTACCAAACCAAAACAGAACATACGTGGGAGAACCTCGGAGACAACGAGAGCTCGTCAGGACCGTACGAGAGAGTGGACAAGGCCGTCCAGGCAACGAGGAACTATCTGAAAATTGAAATTGACACCGAATCCTCCATAAAGCTTCTCTCACTGAGCAGGAAGGGCTCTGATGTGGGGGGCGTAGTCGACTGTGCAGCCACAAAGACTTTCGAGATCCCCTCGGTGCCCTCAGTGCTCAATCTGCCCGCCTCTCCGTCCGAACTGAGCAGCGGAAAGCGCGTGAGGAAGCTCAAGAAGAGGAAGGTGTTGAAGAAGGCGCAAGGGACGGAGCAGCTCGAGAGCAGTGACACCGAGGTGGATGGGGAGTTCTCGAGGCCGAGATGGCTCCGGCCACGCAGGAGACCCAGTGGAGGCTCCCAGGTCAGCACCTCCACTCTGCCCACAGACGATAGAGAGGGTGAcgtgaacatggaggaggtgcatAGGCAGAAAGTGGAACGCAAACACATGGTAGAGCTTCCCCACATGGCCTCCACTGAGCTGAGGGTGAACTTAGATTCAGAGGAGAGCATGGAGGTCACTGCAGTCTGTCAGCAGCCCCACACAGATGTTCCACATCCCACTAAAGTCCCACACTCCTCCAGACCTGTGCCACAGAACCTGGCCTGCAACGAGGTCACCTCCACAAGTGACATGGACATCTGCAAATCCTCTGAGAG CGACTTGCCGTGTCCCGTCGCGTTGCCCAGGATGATGAAGAACTCCTCAG ATGTGTCTTCTGACCACGGTGAGGATGAAATGCCCACTGAGGGGGGGTTCGAGGGCCACCAGGAGGCGGTGAACGCCATGCAGATCCACAACGGGCTGCTGTACACGTGCTCAGGAGACCGGACTGTCCGAGCCTTCGACCTGGTG ACTCAtaaatgtgtgggtgtgtatggtGGCCACAGCTCCAAAGTGAGCTGCCTGTGGGTGTCCGCGGCTCCGTGCCTGCATCACCGCCTTTATACTGGTTCCAGTGATCAGACCATCCGCTGCTACAGTCTcaag ACTCAAGAGTTGGAGCATCAGTTTTCTCTGTCAGACCGAGtcctctgcctccacagccGCTGGAAGACGTTGTACGCCGGCCTGGCCAACGGCACCGtggtgacctttaacctcaAG ACAAACAAGCAGATGGAGGTGTTCGAGTGCCACGGGCCCCGGGCCGTGAGCTGTCTGGCCACATCGCAGGAGGGAGCGCGGAGGATCCTGCTGGTCGGCTCCTACGACAGCACCATCAGCGTGAGGGACGCCAAGAACGGACTCCTGCTGCGCACGCTGGAGGGGCACATCAAAACCATCCTCTGCATGAAG GTGGTCAATGATCTGGTGTTCAGTGGCTCCAGTGATCAGTGCGTctacacacacaacatccac accGGAAAGCTGGTGCGCGTCTATAAAGGTCACAGTCACGCTGTCACCGTGGTGTCCATCCTGGGGAAGGTGATGGTGACCGCCTGCCTGGACAAACTGGTCAGAGTCTACGACCTGCAG TCTCACGACCAGCTGCAGGTCTACGGTGGACACAAGGACATGGTGATGTGTATGACTATCCACAAGAACTTG ATCTACACGGGCTGTTACGACGGCAGCGTGCAGGCCACCAAACTGAACCTGATGCAGAACTACCGCTGCTCG TGGCACGGCTGTTCGCTGGTCTTTGGGGTGACGGAgcatctgcagcagcacctgATCAACGACCACACCAGTGCCAACTTCCAGACGCTCAAGTGCCGCTGGAAAAACTGTGAAGAGTTTTTCTCCTCGCGCAACAGCTCCAAGCAG GGGATGCTGATGCACATGTGTAAACATGCTGAAGAGGAGCTGGACCTGGAGCCTTAA
- the znf106a gene encoding zinc finger protein 106 isoform X1, whose amino-acid sequence MLVNASRVEQDVVVSSSGAGENAVVSHIWMFLSNGLRSTLIQSSFKMARDRKCILCETIHVSKQEMDEHMRSMLHHRELEKLKGRDCGHECRVCKVTVVSLTDYASHISSPTHKQNVEAAEQKHAGNDREDYFDQKLVDLIEKRKELIRKEKEAAAVKLAKEEDDCRRKEEFQQRLKEAKERYQREYTWQQPSQGFGGSGQHKSWYGSNRYSARSGEPRPWHCSQQGKSATWHAQEPPNFQKWGSEECVGGSLHSQGGWSRRQWDQGGLSGNQQNRLPWLSSGGSSNGVYGQNNISQYQQRGRPLGSSGPINTHPPPPSFSSRGSSQFQNTASNERSQPSNGVQVSKGQTAESEHNGSKTSKTCGSNPKLDKACRWSPYPVTKGSESGPHKDTNPNSSEKHPKVPKPQKQDTAPETSAVNKLSRPEREPGPLPSSGRTVEAKERPKTDFKTKPRESSSSSSSRSSSAQREGHQNSASAPSSQKVTKSSLQKDKKTSSLPVLATQLSKVSGQGNAQSKPTSKQSGLGCKAPLIVPLKSRQERQLPEVPRKERQTVLEKRGSLDSSGSDRMEISQHIVEEQQRDCAQSQIGVNKENSCRQDAAKPNSSVRPEKPALKSSDSRQFLQSLQVSTSTMENSESAASSRDEENSGKVEERTCSLAPDEALQAVEAAQSSESDTSRSGDAQTVSGSNTSQSKLELPPVLKRDLTKHISSKSKAGGHEPNLNIARRVRNLSESRRSDSEKDSGLKPTVRQLISSSGSRRNVNWEQVYQEVRKKQDKGKGMPRFGIEMVPNEQEDQSQEEDDIPRLEGLSWESLMEVSAPGATRKRSLSESSLAPESTASLFKSLMSKEMSQRENLSSEQQGSSISTLFAQGSKDVPCQQEVDHTLDQFGAKTQKQPEKLTSATVKALQRSDSLLGDSSSGTEQFDAQGTGKRRRAAGDAHSAETSCLEHNSKRRKVKTKKDRLQIDQLLAVSLREEELSRSLQTVDSSLIQARAALEAAYIEVQRLMVVKQQVAVEMSTLRNKRIELLKGMQGIVEEAPQLKLKEEKMDVMDTDPHIASSLMFSPVTDTAAAAALSPSPPAQRASAPSSSLPFMSAVIKEEPQSPVHVSSEPDPLDNVALCAHSTTPELPVAPAAASSPNPALSFQPSPERNPELYQTKTEHTWENLGDNESSSGPYERVDKAVQATRNYLKIEIDTESSIKLLSLSRKGSDVGGVVDCAATKTFEIPSVPSVLNLPASPSELSSGKRVRKLKKRKVLKKAQGTEQLESSDTEVDGEFSRPRWLRPRRRPSGGSQVSTSTLPTDDREGDVNMEEVHRQKVERKHMVELPHMASTELRVNLDSEESMEVTAVCQQPHTDVPHPTKVPHSSRPVPQNLACNEVTSTSDMDICKSSESDLPCPVALPRMMKNSSDVSSDHGEDEMPTEGGFEGHQEAVNAMQIHNGLLYTCSGDRTVRAFDLVTHKCVGVYGGHSSKVSCLWVSAAPCLHHRLYTGSSDQTIRCYSLKTQELEHQFSLSDRVLCLHSRWKTLYAGLANGTVVTFNLKTNKQMEVFECHGPRAVSCLATSQEGARRILLVGSYDSTISVRDAKNGLLLRTLEGHIKTILCMKVVNDLVFSGSSDQCVYTHNIHTGKLVRVYKGHSHAVTVVSILGKVMVTACLDKLVRVYDLQSHDQLQVYGGHKDMVMCMTIHKNLIYTGCYDGSVQATKLNLMQNYRCSWHGCSLVFGVTEHLQQHLINDHTSANFQTLKCRWKNCEEFFSSRNSSKQGMLMHMCKHAEEELDLEP is encoded by the exons GGACTGCGGACATGAGTGCCGAGTGTGCAAGGTGACGGTGGTGAGCCTGACTGATTATGCCAGCCACATTTCCAGTCCCACGCACAAGCAGAATGTGGAGGCTGCGGAACAAAAGCATGCTGGGAACGACCGCGAGGACTACTTCGACCAGAAACTGGTGGACCTgattgaaaagagaaaagagctCATCAG gaaagaaaaggaggctgctgctgtgaagctggcaaaagaagaagatgattgcaggagaaaggaggagtTTCAGCAGCGGTTAAAAGAAGCTAAGGAGCGTTACCAGCGGGAATACACCTGGCAGCAGCCGTCACAGGGGTTCGGTGGATCTGGTCAGCACAAATCTTGGTACGGCAGCAACCGATACAGTGCCAGATCAGGGGAGCCACGGCCCTGGCACTGCAGTCAACAGGGAAAGAGCGCCACCTGGCATGCTCAGGAGCCTCCCAACTTCCAGAAATGGGGATCTGAAGAGTGTGTTGGTGGAAGCTTGCATAGCCAGGGAGGGTGGAGCAGGAGGCAGTGGGATCAGGGTGGGTTGTCTGGCAATCAACAGAATCGACTCCCTTGGCTCAGCAGCGGAGGCAGTAGTAATGGGGTCTACGGCCAAAACAATATATCTCAGTACCAACAAAGAGGCCGTCCCTTGGGCAGCTCGGGGCCAATTAATACGCATCCACCTCCCCCCAGTTTCTCTTCCCGGGGTTCTAGCCAGTTTCAAAATACTGCCAGTAACGAGAGAAGTCAGCCGAGTAACGGGGTTCAAGTTAGCAAGGGACAAACAGCCGAATCTGAGCACAACGGTAGTAAAACCTCTAAGACCTGTGGTAGCAATCCAAAGCTGGACAAAGCCTGTCGCTGGTCCCCCTATCCCGTCACAAAGGGCTCCGAGTCCGGGCCCCATAAAGACACCAACCCAAATTCATCAGAGAAGCACCCCAAAGTCCCTAAACCCCAGAAGCAAGATACAGCACCAGAGACCAGTGCCGTTAACAAGCTGTCCCGACCTGAGAGGGAACCAGGGCCGTTGCCTTCTAGTGGACGAACGGTGGAAGCAAAAGAGAGgccaaaaacagattttaaaaccaAACCGAGGGAAAGCagtagtagcagcagcagtagaaGCAGCAGTGCTCAGAGGGAAGGACACCAGAACTCTGCATCTGCTCCTTCCAGTCAGAAGGTCACTAAATCCTCACTGCAGAAAGATAAGAAGACgtcctcacttcctgttctcGCCACGCAACTGAGTAAGGTCTCCGGTCAAGGGAACGCACAATCAAAGCCCACTTCAAAACAGAGTGGACTCGGCTGTAAAGCTCCACTTATTGTGCCCCTGAAATCAAGGCAGGAACGGCAGCTCCCAGAAGTCCccaggaaagaaagacagaccGTGTTAGAAAAGAGAGGTTCTTTGGATAGCTCAGGTAGCGACAGGATGGAAATCTCACAGCACAttgtggaggagcagcagagggattGTGCTCAGAGTCAGATCGGagtaaacaaagaaaacagctgcaggCAGGATGCCGCCAAACCAAATTCATCAGTCAGGCCAGAAAAGCCTGCGTTGAAATCTTCAGACAGCCGCCAGTTCCTCCAGTCGTTACAAGTTAGTACCTCCACCATGGAGAACTCGGAGTCTGCCGCCTCAAGCAGGGACGAGGAGAACAGCGGGAAAGTGGAGGAGCGAACCTGCTCCTTGGCCCCAGATGAGGCTCTGCAGGCTGTTGAGGCAGCGCAGAGCTCAGAGAGTGACACCTCCAGGAGTGGCGACGCACAGACCGTGTCAGGATCGAACACAAGTCAGTCTAAGCTTGAGCTTCCTCCCGTCTTAAAACGAGACCTGACCAAACACATCAGCTCCAAGAGCAAAGCAGGAGGCCACGAGCCCAACCTGAACATCGCCAGACGGGTGAGGAACCTGAGTGAGTCGCGGAGGAGTGACTCCGAGAAGGACTCGGGGCTCAAACCCACTGTGCGCCAACTCATCAGCTCCTCCGGCTCCCGGCGCAACGTGAACTGGGAGCAGGTGTATCAGGAGGTCAGGAAGAAGCAAGACAAGGGGAAAGGGATGCCAAG GTTTGGGATAGAGATGGTGCCGAATGAACAGGAGGACCAGAGCCAGGAGGAAGATGACATTCCCCGGTTAGAGGGTCTCAGCTGGGAGTCGTTGATGGAAGTCTCTGCTCCAGGTGCCACGCGAAAACGCTCCTTATCAGAGAGCAGCCTGGCCCCCGAATCCACTGCCTCACTGTTTAAGTCCCTCATGTCGAAGGAAATGTCACAAAGAGAAAACCTCAGCTCAGAACAACAGGGATCTTCTATCTCTACCTTGTTCGCTCAAGGGAGCAAAGACGTTCCCTGTCAACAAGAGGTGGATCACACACTCGATCAGTTTGGGGCCAAAACACAGAAGCAGCCAGAGAAGCTGACCTCAGCGACAGTGAAGGCCCTCCAGCGGTCGGATTCGCTGCTCGGGGACAGCAGCTCAGGGACGGAGCAGTTTGACGCTCAGGGAACAGGGAAGAGGCGAAGAGCTGCTGGG GACGCTCACAGTGCAGAGACGTCGTGTTTGgaacacaacagcaaaagaCGGAAGGTCAAAACCAAAAAAG ATCGTTTGCAGATCGACCAGCTGCTGGCGGTGTCTCTAcgggaggaggagctgagtcGCTCCCTGCAGACTGTGGACTCCAGCCTGATCCAGGCCCGCGCTGCGCTGGAGGCCGCCTACATCGAGGTGCAGCGCCTCATGGTGGTCAAACAGCAG GTGGCTGTAGAGATGAGCACACTGAGAAACAAGCGCATTGAGTTACTAAAAGGGATGCAAG gtaTTGTGGAGGAAGCACCTCAgctcaaactgaaagaagaaaagatggatGTCATGGATACAGATCCACACATAGCTTCCTCCCTCATGTTTTCCCCTGTAAcggacactgctgctgctgctgcgctcaGTCCGAGTCCTCCTGCTCAACGTGCCTCCGCCCCGTCCTCCAGTCTTCCCTTCATGTCTGCAGTTATCAAAGAGGAGCCCCAGTCCCCGGTCCACGTCAGCTCGGAGCCGGACCCTCTGGATAATGTGGCCCTCTGTGCTCACAGCACAACACCGGAGCTGCCGGTCGCTCCTGCTGCAGCGTCTTCGCCAA ATCCTGCCCTCAGCTTTCAGCCGTCTCCTGAGAGAAATCCTGAGCTCTACCAAACCAAAACAGAACATACGTGGGAGAACCTCGGAGACAACGAGAGCTCGTCAGGACCGTACGAGAGAGTGGACAAGGCCGTCCAGGCAACGAGGAACTATCTGAAAATTGAAATTGACACCGAATCCTCCATAAAGCTTCTCTCACTGAGCAGGAAGGGCTCTGATGTGGGGGGCGTAGTCGACTGTGCAGCCACAAAGACTTTCGAGATCCCCTCGGTGCCCTCAGTGCTCAATCTGCCCGCCTCTCCGTCCGAACTGAGCAGCGGAAAGCGCGTGAGGAAGCTCAAGAAGAGGAAGGTGTTGAAGAAGGCGCAAGGGACGGAGCAGCTCGAGAGCAGTGACACCGAGGTGGATGGGGAGTTCTCGAGGCCGAGATGGCTCCGGCCACGCAGGAGACCCAGTGGAGGCTCCCAGGTCAGCACCTCCACTCTGCCCACAGACGATAGAGAGGGTGAcgtgaacatggaggaggtgcatAGGCAGAAAGTGGAACGCAAACACATGGTAGAGCTTCCCCACATGGCCTCCACTGAGCTGAGGGTGAACTTAGATTCAGAGGAGAGCATGGAGGTCACTGCAGTCTGTCAGCAGCCCCACACAGATGTTCCACATCCCACTAAAGTCCCACACTCCTCCAGACCTGTGCCACAGAACCTGGCCTGCAACGAGGTCACCTCCACAAGTGACATGGACATCTGCAAATCCTCTGAGAG CGACTTGCCGTGTCCCGTCGCGTTGCCCAGGATGATGAAGAACTCCTCAG ATGTGTCTTCTGACCACGGTGAGGATGAAATGCCCACTGAGGGGGGGTTCGAGGGCCACCAGGAGGCGGTGAACGCCATGCAGATCCACAACGGGCTGCTGTACACGTGCTCAGGAGACCGGACTGTCCGAGCCTTCGACCTGGTG ACTCAtaaatgtgtgggtgtgtatggtGGCCACAGCTCCAAAGTGAGCTGCCTGTGGGTGTCCGCGGCTCCGTGCCTGCATCACCGCCTTTATACTGGTTCCAGTGATCAGACCATCCGCTGCTACAGTCTcaag ACTCAAGAGTTGGAGCATCAGTTTTCTCTGTCAGACCGAGtcctctgcctccacagccGCTGGAAGACGTTGTACGCCGGCCTGGCCAACGGCACCGtggtgacctttaacctcaAG ACAAACAAGCAGATGGAGGTGTTCGAGTGCCACGGGCCCCGGGCCGTGAGCTGTCTGGCCACATCGCAGGAGGGAGCGCGGAGGATCCTGCTGGTCGGCTCCTACGACAGCACCATCAGCGTGAGGGACGCCAAGAACGGACTCCTGCTGCGCACGCTGGAGGGGCACATCAAAACCATCCTCTGCATGAAG GTGGTCAATGATCTGGTGTTCAGTGGCTCCAGTGATCAGTGCGTctacacacacaacatccac accGGAAAGCTGGTGCGCGTCTATAAAGGTCACAGTCACGCTGTCACCGTGGTGTCCATCCTGGGGAAGGTGATGGTGACCGCCTGCCTGGACAAACTGGTCAGAGTCTACGACCTGCAG TCTCACGACCAGCTGCAGGTCTACGGTGGACACAAGGACATGGTGATGTGTATGACTATCCACAAGAACTTG ATCTACACGGGCTGTTACGACGGCAGCGTGCAGGCCACCAAACTGAACCTGATGCAGAACTACCGCTGCTCG TGGCACGGCTGTTCGCTGGTCTTTGGGGTGACGGAgcatctgcagcagcacctgATCAACGACCACACCAGTGCCAACTTCCAGACGCTCAAGTGCCGCTGGAAAAACTGTGAAGAGTTTTTCTCCTCGCGCAACAGCTCCAAGCAG GGGATGCTGATGCACATGTGTAAACATGCTGAAGAGGAGCTGGACCTGGAGCCTTAA